A part of Augochlora pura isolate Apur16 chromosome 1, APUR_v2.2.1, whole genome shotgun sequence genomic DNA contains:
- the Ort gene encoding glycine receptor ora transientless produces MSMDEAHGGGMVSAILSSAVLLLLFMGRAADAQRSLEFYDLLPEDPKLYDKMRPPKKDGQATVVYFHVTVMGLDSIDETSMTYAADIFFAQTWKDNRLRLPENMTSEYRLLEVDWLKNMWRPDSFFKNAKSVTFQTMTIPNHYLWLYKDKTILYMVKLTLKLSCAMNFLIYPHDTQECKLQMESLSHTTDEMIFQWDPDVPLVVDENIELPQLQLVKNYTADCTQVYSTGNFTCLEVIFVLKRRLGYYLFHTYVPTCLIVIMSWVSFWIKPEAAPARVTLGVTSLLTLSTQHAKSQASLPPVSYLKAVDAFMSVCTIFVFMALMEYCLVNIVLGDSDAPAAKPPPPPAPPSCGGPDSAKLDKIFDIATKENAVLLTGRSQNSSAGPIPVPIPGPARGAPPGPARGGPPSGPPPGPTPAQKARMRALNIDRVSRVFFPFLFAVLNVTYWIMFAEYI; encoded by the exons ATGTCGATGGACGAGGCGCACGGGGGCGGCATGGTCTCCGCGATCCTGTCGTCGGCTGTGCTCCTTCTTCTGTTTATGGGACGCGCCGCGGACGCTCA GAGGAGCTTGGAGTTCTACGATCTCCTGCCGGAGGACCCGAAGCTCTACGACAAAATGCGGCCGCCGAAGAAAGATGGACAGGCAACCGTCGTCTATTTCCACGTCACCGTGATGGGCCTCGATTCTATTGACGAGACGTCCATG ACGTACGCGGCCGATATATTTTTCGCTCAGACCTGGAAAGACAACAGATTACGGTTACCGGAGAACATGACGTCCGAATATAG ATTGCTAGAAGTCGACTGGCTGAAGAACATGTGGCGGCCGGACTCGTTCTTCAAGAACGCGAAATCCGTCACGTTCCAGACGATGACCATTCCTAATCACTACTTATGGCTGTACAAAGACAAGACTATTTTATACATGGTCAA ACTAACACTGAAACTATCCTGCGCCATGAACTTCCTGATCTATCCCCACGACACGCAGGAGTGCAAGCTGCAAATGGAAAGCT TGTCGCACACGACGGACGAGATGATCTTCCAATGGGATCCCGACGTGCCActcgtcgtcgacgagaaCATCGAGCTGCCGCAGCTGCAACTGGTTAAGAATTACACGGCCGATTGCACGCAGGTCTATTCGACTG GTAACTTCACCTGCCTCGAGGTAATCTTTGTGCTGAAACGCAGGCTCGGATACTATTTGTTTCACACCTACGTTCCCACTTGTCTGATCGTCATCATGTCG TGGGTGTCCTTTTGGATAAAACCGGAGGCAGCGCCGGCGAGGGTGACCCTAGGCGTAACGTCTCTGCTGACCCTGTCGACGCAGCACGCGAAAAGTCAAGCGTCCCTGCCGCCGGTCTCGTACCTGAAGGCGGTGGACGCGTTCATGTCGGTCTGCACGATATTCGTGTTCATGGCACTGATGGAGTATTGCCTGGTGAACATTGTTCTCGGTGATTCGGACGCGCCGGCCGCGAAACCACCGCCACCGCCTGCGCCGCCTTCTTGCGGTGGCCCGGATTCGGCGAAActcgataaaatattcgacataGCCACCAAG GAGAACGCCGTGTTGCTGACCGGTCGATCGCAGAATTCGTCGGCGGGTCCGATCCCGGTCCCAATCCCCGGTCCGGCACGCGGTGCACCGCCAGGCCCGGCAAGAGGGGGCCCGCCGTCAGGGCCACCGCCTGGCCCGACACCCGCCCAAAAGGCGCGGATGCGGGCGCTGAACATCGACCGAGTGTCGCGGGTCTTCTTCCCATTCCTATTCGCTGTGCTAAACGTAACCTACTGGATAATGTTTGCCGAGTACATTTAA
- the LOC144478418 gene encoding uncharacterized protein LOC144478418 — protein MRNIEIKAKISDPEITIALTKKLTDSECKIIKQHDTFFKVAEGRLKLREFEDGSGELLYYKRSNTLGPKLCDYKKTSLNPEACTGIKNILTESNGRLGVVKKIRKLYMVGQTRVHIDDVEGLGSFMELEVVLSDDNTIEEGQKIAEDLMTKLKIEKEDLIANAYIDLLLSK, from the exons atgcgTAATATCGAGATAAAAGCGAAAATCAGTGATCCAGAGATCACAATTGCTTTAACTAAGAAACTGACAGACTCCGAATGCAAGATCATAAAGCAGCATGacacatttttcaaagtgGCAGAGGGTCGGCTAAAACTACGAGAATTTGAA GATGGATCaggagaattattatattataaaagatcAAACACACTGGGCCCGAAGCTATGCGACTACAAGAAGACAAGTCTAAATCCTGAAGCTTGCactggaattaaaaatattttaactgaaTCAAATGGTCGTTTAGGTGTTGTTAAAAAGATTAGGAAATTGTACATGGTTGGCCAGACTCGTGTGCATATTGATGATGTCGAAGGCTTAGGAAGTTTCATGGAACTGGAG GTTGTTTTGTCTGATGACAACACTATTGAGGAAGGACAAAAAATTGCTGAGGACTTAATGACcaaattaaagatagaaaagGAGGATCTGATTGCAAATGCTTACATAGACTTGCTATTAAGTAAATAG